A single region of the Mugil cephalus isolate CIBA_MC_2020 chromosome 4, CIBA_Mcephalus_1.1, whole genome shotgun sequence genome encodes:
- the mbd1b gene encoding methyl-CpG-binding domain protein 1b isoform X4: MNEKAEEGQPPGRDPLDEDVGEGAEKKSSEAESTPAATPGPPDSPSTKEDPSPDLEETLAEVKEEAKSISGEPPVDWFEPLEDDDDAESIGRNDPEEESLAGESERSESVGGSESTVRKKYHLQMPRRKRSHPDEGWVKWPALGEGWKRKEVVRRSGSSVGQKDVYYLSPRGERVRSRVELISMLDGSLDLSKFEYKSGTFYDGEAQPIRIRHRMKRKMRERSSSESSWMERGEGADTPDSYHRLTPNLGTKNVHQTGLSSNTPAGTPNQGHRSDGPPVEERMVKLPLPSSSKPLPLPSINGEIGSEDSILICARCGISFTGTWYDKQRKRPCCPACWAESKTKEHPMIRFRKWIPCGQCVGCHDTMNCGQCANCKRGLQNPDSRKRTCRKRKCVCPIRKAPGSGTFMQQRPFIDNPDTFDDSMSFQSEFADSQHPSLKSSDTENFSVNVDVEDEDELSTDDDDDLVSEACRDRGAESQTVKEARDRTQQSLDAGGCRASGRVRRWQMKTSRTTRKERWHKKRKRRSCGECKACLCRKDCGTCDFCVDKPKFGGSNKKRQKCRLRQCQRQAMMGQSEFGPEGPGLPGRPRPTYTYSRKTGFKRSKGSQMGLDSDNEDDDSYLPPLNWSSELPMESKPAFDMTVRNHHSSMQLNHLDFGERNGLSDRVPHIGNSHLDEQSRWDVERSHAARVDPKHVDEDDEEEDELPMITQIFSLADSSSASGADVENQLMKLLDSLRSSVLPILWYAIMVDGPQLQLIQCSKQSSMTDTIVLIDPGFCYQVTVQKQPLLPTHPLYDHHPPRLTSVTDVVNLLLGLEKYTVCQGLPPTMVPSFHHNPIILERASTCDFLVNKNTGICADCRALQGL, encoded by the exons ATGAACGAGAAGGCGGAGGAGGGCCAGCCCCCTGGCAGAGACCCCTTGGATGAAGATGTGGGTGAAGGcgcagagaagaagagcagcgaAGCAGAAAGCACCCCAGCAGCAACACCGGGGCCCCCAGACTCTCCCAGCACAAAGGAGGACCCCAGCCCCGACCTGGAAGAAACCCTAGCGGAGGTGAAAGAGGAGGCTAAGTCTATTAGTGGTGAGCCTCCTGTTGACTGGTTTGAGCCGCTGGAAGATGATGATGACGCTGAGAGCATTGGCAGAAATGATCCAGAGGAAGAAAGCCTGGCAGGAGAAAGTGAGAGGAGTGAGAGTGTCGGAGGCAGTGAGAGCACCGTCAGAAAGAAATATCA TCTTCAGATGCCTCGGCGCAAGCGGTCACATCCGGATGAGGGATGGGTCAAGTGGCCTGCACTTGGAGAAGGCTGGAAACGCAAAGAGGTTGTTCGACGCTCAGGTTCTAGCGTTGGCCAGAAGGACGTGTATTACCTAAG CCCACGGGGGGAGAGAGTAAGAAGCAGAGTTGAGCTGATTTCGATGCTGGATGGATCTCTTGACTTGTCCAAATTTGAATACAAGTCGGGCACGTTCTACGACGGAGAGGCACAACCCATAAGAATTCGACACAGAATGAAG AGAAAGATGCGGGAGCGTTCTTCCTCAGAGTCCAGttggatggagagaggagagggggcaGACACTCCCGACTCCTACCACAGGCTCACCCCAAACCTCGGGACCAAAAACGTCCACCAGACGGGCCTCTCCTCGAACACTCCAGCAGGAACACCGAACCAAGGCCACCGCAGTGACGGGCCACCTGTGGAAGAGAGAATGGTCAAACTTCCTCTTCCGTCGTCGTCCAAGCCGCTTCCGCTTCCCTCTATAAACGGAGAAATCGGGTCAGAGGACAGCATTCT gatCTGTGCCAGATGTGGTATTTCTTTCACAGGCACGTGGTAtgacaaacaaagaaagaggcCCTGCTGTCCTGCCTGTTGGG CAGAGTCGAAGACAAAAGAGCATCCGATGATTCGTTTCAGAAAG TGGATACCCTGTGGTCAGTGTGTTGGGTGCCATGACACAATGAATTGTGGGCAATGTGCCAATTGCAAGCGTGGATTACAGAACCCAGACTCCAGGAAACGGACATGCAGGAAACGTAAATGTGTATGTCCTATTCGGAAG GCCCCCGGGAGTGGAACCTTCATGCAGCAGAGGCCGTTCATTGACAATCCTGACACGTTTGACGATAGCATGAGTTTCCAG agTGAATTTGCAGACTCACAG CACCCAAGTCTCAAAAGCAGCGACACAGAGAACTTCTCAGTCAACGTGGACGTTGAGGATGAAGACGAACTGTCGACtgacgatgatgacgat TTAGTCTCCGAAGCGTGTCGGGATCGCGGAGCTGaatcacagacagtgaaagAAGCTAGGGACAGGACCCAGCAGAGTCTAGACGCCGGTGGTTGTAGAGCATCAGGTAGAGTTAGGAGGTGGCAGATGAAGACGTCAAGGACGACCAGGAAGGAGAGG TGGCATAAGAAGCGGAAGCGGCGTTCTTGCGGGGAATGCAAGGCCTGTCTCTGCAGGAAAGACTGTGGCACTTGTGACTTCTGTGTAGACAAACCCAAGTTCGGAGGAAGCAACAAAAAGAGGCAGAAGTGTCGTCTGCGCCAGTGCCAGAGACAGGCCATG ATGGGACAAAGTGAATTTGGTCCAGAGGGTCCAGGGCTGCCTGGCCGGCCAAGACCTACCTACACATACAGCCGGAAGACTGGGTTTAAAAGAAGCAAAGGGTCACAGATGGGCTTAGACTCTGACAATGAAGACGATGACAGTTATTTACCACCA CTGAATTGGAGCTCTGAGCTTCCGATGGAGAGTAAACCGGCTTTCGACATGACTGTGAGAAACCACCACTCATCTATGCAG CTGAACCATTTAGATTTTGGGGAGCGGAACGGGCTCTCTGACCGAGTCCCGCACATCGGCAACTCTCATCTG GACGAGCAGAGCAGATGGGATGTGGAGAGATCGCACGCAGCCAGAGTGGATCCGAAGCATGTTGACGAAGATGACGAAGAAGAGGATGAGCTGCCGATG ATTACACAGATCTTCAGTTTGGCTGACAGTTCGAGTGCGAGTGGTGCAGACGTAGAAAACCAGCTCATGAAGCTCCTAGACTCTTTGCGCTCCTCTGTGCTGCCGATCTTATGGTATGCTATAATGGTGGACGGCCCGCAGCTGCAGCTCATCCAGTGCTCTAAGCAGTCCAGCATGACTGACACCATAGTGCTGATAGACCCGGGCTTCTGCTACCAGGTCACCGTTCAGAAGCAGCCGCTGCTCCCCACCCACCCGCTGTACGACCACCACCCGCCTCGTCTGACCTCGGTGACCGACGTGGTCAACCTGCTCCTGGGCCTGGAGAAGTACACCGTGTGCCAGGGACTGCCCCCCACCATGGTGCCGTCGTTTCACCACAACCCCATCATCCTGGAGAGGGCGTCGACGTGCGACTTCTTGGTTAATAAGAACACGGGCATTTGCGCCGACTGCAGAGCACTTCAAGGACTctaa